In one window of Streptomyces griseus subsp. griseus DNA:
- a CDS encoding helix-turn-helix transcriptional regulator: MADRYARMLDLAVEVMSTEAPDSVWPLLTGELLTALDGELIVVKEVPWTRERGSVVIRTPRTLPPADTDADSVQAHIRSGYPFIDRYGVSADWTPQSAARVVGARTWRNSPTADALHQAFGTRHVFGLPLPQRGAHVSGFLVHRSGGDFSRHDERYAVRVQPLLKAAMAHRSLLTALCASSGSDGRRQANHALAAPLTPRETNVLHLLATGLTAEGIGRRLGISPRTVHKHLNALYRKLGAADRLSAVLRAQDAGLLPGPAEPSGADADGSA, translated from the coding sequence ATGGCGGATCGGTACGCACGCATGCTGGACCTGGCGGTCGAGGTGATGAGCACCGAAGCCCCTGACTCCGTCTGGCCGTTGCTCACCGGGGAACTGCTCACGGCACTCGACGGGGAGCTGATCGTGGTCAAGGAGGTGCCCTGGACACGAGAGCGGGGCAGCGTGGTGATCCGGACCCCCAGAACTCTGCCGCCGGCCGATACCGACGCCGACTCGGTGCAGGCTCACATCCGTTCGGGGTATCCCTTCATCGACCGGTACGGCGTCAGCGCCGACTGGACGCCGCAGAGCGCCGCACGGGTGGTGGGGGCGCGGACCTGGCGGAACAGTCCGACCGCCGACGCCCTCCACCAGGCGTTCGGGACACGGCACGTGTTCGGCCTGCCGCTGCCGCAAAGGGGCGCGCACGTCAGCGGGTTCCTGGTGCACCGCTCCGGCGGCGACTTCTCCCGGCACGACGAGCGCTACGCCGTACGCGTCCAGCCACTGCTCAAGGCCGCGATGGCCCACCGGTCCCTCTTGACGGCGCTGTGCGCGTCCTCCGGCAGCGACGGCAGACGGCAGGCCAACCACGCGCTGGCGGCCCCGCTGACACCACGCGAGACGAATGTGCTGCACCTGCTGGCCACGGGACTGACCGCCGAGGGGATCGGACGCAGGCTGGGCATCTCGCCGCGCACCGTCCACAAGCACCTGAACGCGCTGTACCGAAAGCTCGGGGCCGCGGACCGGCTCAGCGCGGTGCTGCGTGCCCAGGACGCGGGCCTGCTCCCCGGGCCGGCCGAACCGTCCGGCGCGGACGCCGACGGATCGGCATGA
- a CDS encoding ABC transporter substrate-binding protein, producing MNRSRTRLLVALASATALLTTAGCGAADMTEQASPFAAPAGVRTVTLSVQSWVGAQANVAVAEQLLKDELGYRVDLVQTDEVPAWDALSQGRVDAILEDWGHPDQEKLYVDEKKTIVRGGDLGVTGHIGWYVPKYWADQHPDVTDWKNLNKYADELRTAESGGKGQLMDGSPSYVTNDVALVKNLDLDYKVVFAGSEAAQITQIQQFAKEKKPFLSYWYQPQWLFNEVPMVEVKLPEYTDECAAKDPKDIDCAYPTTPLQKFLNADFVERGGDAASFLKKFRWSEKDQNEVSELIARQRLSPEEAAKRWIDRHPDVWKKWLAKG from the coding sequence ATGAACCGCTCCCGAACCCGCCTGCTCGTGGCGCTCGCCTCGGCCACCGCCCTGCTCACCACGGCGGGCTGCGGCGCTGCCGACATGACCGAGCAGGCATCCCCGTTCGCGGCCCCCGCCGGGGTCAGGACGGTCACGCTCTCCGTCCAGTCCTGGGTCGGCGCCCAGGCGAACGTCGCCGTGGCCGAGCAGCTCCTCAAGGACGAGCTCGGCTACCGCGTCGACCTCGTGCAGACCGACGAGGTCCCCGCCTGGGACGCCCTCAGCCAGGGCCGCGTCGACGCGATCCTGGAGGACTGGGGCCACCCGGACCAGGAGAAGCTGTACGTCGACGAGAAGAAGACCATCGTCCGCGGCGGCGACCTCGGGGTCACCGGCCACATCGGCTGGTACGTCCCGAAATACTGGGCCGACCAGCACCCCGACGTCACCGACTGGAAGAACCTCAACAAGTACGCCGACGAGCTGAGGACCGCCGAGAGCGGCGGCAAGGGCCAGCTCATGGACGGCTCGCCCTCCTATGTCACCAACGACGTGGCCCTGGTGAAGAACCTGGACCTGGACTACAAGGTCGTCTTCGCCGGCTCCGAGGCGGCCCAGATCACCCAGATCCAGCAGTTCGCCAAGGAGAAGAAGCCCTTCCTGAGCTACTGGTACCAGCCGCAGTGGCTGTTCAACGAGGTGCCGATGGTCGAGGTGAAGCTCCCGGAGTACACCGACGAGTGCGCGGCCAAGGACCCCAAGGACATCGACTGCGCCTACCCGACGACCCCGTTGCAGAAGTTCCTCAACGCCGACTTCGTGGAGCGCGGCGGGGACGCGGCCTCGTTCCTGAAGAAGTTCCGGTGGTCGGAGAAGGACCAGAACGAGGTCTCCGAGCTGATCGCCCGGCAGCGGCTCTCGCCCGAGGAGGCGGCGAAGCGCTGGATCGACCGCCACCCGGACGTCTGGAAGAAGTGGCTGGCCAAGGGGTGA
- a CDS encoding quaternary amine ABC transporter ATP-binding protein produces the protein MTATKATEAAVEAADENAVFSVRNLWKVFGPRADRIPGSEHASLPPAELREATGCTAAVRDVSFDVRKGEVFVVMGLSGSGKSTLVRCLTRLIEPTSGTLAIDGEDVLAMDRSRLRELRRHRAAMVFQHFGLLPHRTVLDNVAYGLEIQGLSKAERRARAAELVEKVGLAGLEDRRPSQLSGGQQQRVGLARALAVDPSVLLFDEPFSALDPLIRREMQDEVVRLHREEGRTMVFITHDLSEALRLGTRIALMRDGGIVQLGTPEEIVGSPADDYVREFVRDVPREQVLTVATAMRPALAGESESGPAVRPDATVYEAIEAVSRSGDPAARVMDGGRLVGVVDQARLLDVVAGTAGPGRATTPGAPDGPREVTL, from the coding sequence ATGACCGCAACCAAGGCCACCGAGGCCGCAGTCGAGGCAGCCGACGAGAACGCCGTGTTCTCCGTACGCAACCTCTGGAAGGTCTTCGGCCCCAGGGCCGACCGCATCCCCGGCAGCGAGCACGCCTCCCTCCCGCCCGCCGAACTGCGCGAGGCCACCGGCTGCACCGCTGCCGTACGCGATGTCTCCTTCGACGTCCGCAAGGGTGAGGTCTTCGTCGTCATGGGCCTGTCGGGCTCCGGCAAGTCGACCCTCGTACGCTGTCTGACCCGGCTGATCGAGCCCACCAGCGGCACCCTCGCCATCGACGGCGAGGACGTCCTCGCCATGGACCGCTCCCGGCTCCGCGAACTGCGCCGCCACCGCGCCGCGATGGTCTTCCAGCACTTCGGACTGCTGCCGCACCGCACGGTGCTGGACAACGTCGCCTACGGCCTGGAGATCCAGGGCCTCAGCAAGGCCGAACGCCGCGCCAGGGCAGCCGAGTTGGTGGAGAAGGTCGGCCTGGCCGGTCTGGAGGACCGCCGCCCCTCCCAGCTCTCCGGTGGCCAGCAGCAGCGCGTCGGCCTGGCCCGCGCACTCGCCGTCGACCCCTCCGTCCTCCTCTTCGACGAGCCGTTCAGCGCGCTGGACCCGCTGATCCGCCGGGAGATGCAGGACGAGGTGGTCCGGCTGCACCGCGAGGAGGGCCGCACCATGGTCTTCATCACCCATGACCTCAGCGAGGCGCTGCGCCTGGGCACCCGGATCGCGCTCATGCGCGACGGCGGCATCGTCCAGCTCGGCACGCCCGAGGAGATCGTGGGCTCGCCCGCCGACGACTACGTGCGCGAGTTCGTCCGCGACGTGCCGCGCGAGCAGGTCCTCACCGTCGCCACCGCGATGCGCCCCGCGCTCGCCGGGGAGAGCGAGAGCGGCCCGGCCGTGCGCCCCGACGCCACCGTGTACGAGGCGATCGAGGCGGTCTCCCGCTCCGGCGATCCCGCCGCCCGGGTGATGGACGGCGGCCGGCTCGTCGGCGTCGTCGACCAGGCACGCCTGCTGGACGTCGTGGCCGGGACGGCGGGCCCCGGCAGGGCGACCACCCCCGGCGCTCCGGACGGCCCCCGCGAGGTGACCCTCTGA
- a CDS encoding cytochrome P450 encodes MSTQTGPAVGTSSRGHEFVPGPKGLPLLGNLPQFGKNPLAFFELLRGHGDMVRWRFGRSRCVFISDPECIGELLTETERTFDQPKLGVAFRAVMGNGIIVARGRDWRRKRSLVQPSVRPKQVRSYAATMASSAVELADAWADGERVDVKREMAALTQKIAVRTIFGVDTPADSEAMGRAMDVAQLEIGKEFAGIGALLPDWVPTPGRARIRKAAAVIDSEVGRVVARHRDGGTERPDLLSRLLTAVDESGERLSDEEIRDETVTLYIGGHETTSSTLVWAWYLLSRNPRVRAALSEELDRVLGDREPGFDDYARLPYAQAVVKETLRLYPTIWLITGVAKEGARIGGLPVAEGTRVWSSQWSTHRDARWFPEPEEFRPERWDATSGDEIAEYAWFPFGGGPRVCLGTRFAMVESVLILAVLARRFELDVEPGVVDPVPSLTLQPDRDVLATVRAR; translated from the coding sequence ATGTCCACGCAGACCGGCCCGGCAGTCGGCACCTCCTCTCGCGGCCATGAGTTCGTACCGGGCCCCAAGGGGCTGCCGCTGCTCGGGAACCTGCCGCAGTTCGGGAAGAACCCCCTCGCCTTCTTCGAACTCCTGCGGGGGCACGGGGACATGGTGCGCTGGCGGTTCGGGCGCAGTCGGTGCGTGTTCATCTCCGACCCGGAGTGCATAGGCGAGCTGCTCACCGAGACGGAGCGCACCTTCGACCAGCCGAAGCTCGGCGTCGCCTTCCGGGCGGTGATGGGCAACGGGATCATCGTGGCGCGCGGCCGGGACTGGCGGCGCAAACGGTCGCTGGTGCAGCCCTCGGTGCGGCCCAAGCAGGTCAGGTCGTACGCCGCCACCATGGCGTCCTCCGCGGTGGAGCTGGCCGACGCGTGGGCGGACGGTGAACGCGTCGACGTCAAGCGGGAGATGGCGGCCCTGACGCAGAAGATCGCGGTGCGCACCATCTTCGGCGTGGACACCCCGGCGGACTCGGAGGCGATGGGCCGGGCGATGGATGTGGCCCAGCTGGAGATCGGCAAGGAGTTCGCCGGGATCGGGGCGCTGCTGCCCGACTGGGTGCCGACGCCCGGGCGGGCGCGGATCAGGAAGGCCGCCGCCGTGATCGACTCCGAGGTGGGCCGCGTGGTGGCCCGGCACCGCGACGGTGGGACCGAACGCCCGGATCTGCTCAGCCGGTTGCTCACCGCGGTCGACGAGAGCGGTGAGCGGCTCAGCGACGAGGAGATCCGCGACGAGACGGTCACCCTGTACATCGGGGGCCACGAGACGACGAGTTCGACCCTGGTGTGGGCGTGGTATCTGCTCTCCCGCAACCCGCGGGTGCGGGCCGCGCTCTCCGAGGAACTGGACCGGGTGCTCGGCGACCGGGAGCCGGGCTTCGACGACTACGCCCGACTCCCCTACGCCCAGGCCGTGGTGAAGGAGACCTTGCGGCTGTATCCCACGATCTGGCTGATCACGGGGGTGGCGAAGGAAGGGGCGCGGATCGGCGGTCTGCCGGTAGCGGAGGGGACCCGGGTGTGGTCCAGCCAGTGGTCCACGCACCGGGACGCGCGGTGGTTCCCCGAGCCGGAGGAGTTCCGCCCGGAGCGGTGGGACGCCACGAGCGGGGACGAGATCGCCGAGTACGCGTGGTTCCCGTTCGGCGGCGGGCCCCGGGTCTGCCTGGGGACCCGGTTCGCGATGGTCGAGTCGGTGCTCATCCTGGCCGTACTGGCCCGGCGCTTCGAGCTGGACGTCGAGCCGGGCGTCGTCGACCCCGTACCGAGCCTGACCCTTCAGCCGGACCGGGATGTGCTGGCGACGGTGCGCGCGCGGTAG
- a CDS encoding serine hydrolase domain-containing protein has product MPLPPHRRLTVSAALIAALAGALTPTTSASAAPATVGTRTPAPDMAGIVAALESAMANGAPGAMARYSGPDGVRGKAVGVRDRASGAAMDTRARFRIGSVSKTFSSVVLLQLVQEGRLKLDAPVNTYLEGLLPDDRITVRHLLTHRSGLADYTDAMFEQTVPGFEAVRDRVFSYQELLDLSLAEPRTTEPGAAYAYSNANFVVVGMLIEKLTGRPVADAYQRRIIKPLGLRATAYVHPDTRIEGTHVRGYLHPDEAGAPLVDSTEQTVSWAQSAGAVISSTADLNTFTSALMRGRLLAPAMLEAMTTVTPTDATGTRFYGLGLRRYDLSCGTRVYGHTGTVQGFYTYAFATRDGRRSLAALANTSNRGAANTALGGTLEAAFCGRKPAPAPTARSTAPSGAPDHAPLPAERDLPERH; this is encoded by the coding sequence ATGCCCTTGCCGCCACACAGACGTCTGACCGTGAGTGCGGCGCTGATCGCCGCTCTCGCCGGCGCTCTCACGCCCACCACCAGCGCCTCCGCGGCCCCCGCCACCGTCGGTACCCGGACACCCGCACCCGACATGGCCGGCATCGTGGCCGCACTGGAGTCGGCGATGGCCAACGGGGCACCGGGTGCGATGGCCCGCTACTCCGGCCCGGACGGGGTCAGGGGGAAGGCCGTCGGCGTCCGTGACCGGGCGTCGGGCGCGGCCATGGACACCCGGGCGCGGTTCCGGATCGGCAGCGTCAGCAAGACGTTCTCCAGCGTCGTGCTGCTCCAGTTGGTCCAGGAGGGCCGGCTGAAACTGGACGCGCCGGTCAACACCTATCTCGAAGGGCTCCTGCCCGACGACCGGATCACGGTCCGCCATCTCCTCACCCACCGCAGCGGCCTGGCCGACTACACCGACGCCATGTTCGAACAGACCGTGCCGGGCTTCGAAGCGGTACGCGACCGGGTGTTCAGCTACCAGGAACTGCTCGACCTCTCCCTCGCCGAGCCCCGGACCACCGAGCCCGGTGCCGCCTACGCCTACTCGAACGCCAATTTCGTCGTCGTCGGCATGCTCATCGAGAAGCTGACGGGGCGCCCGGTGGCCGACGCCTACCAGCGTCGCATCATCAAGCCGCTGGGGCTGCGCGCCACCGCGTACGTCCACCCCGACACGCGCATCGAGGGCACCCACGTCCGTGGCTATCTGCACCCCGACGAGGCCGGGGCCCCGCTCGTCGACTCCACCGAGCAGACCGTGTCCTGGGCGCAGTCCGCGGGCGCCGTCATCTCCAGCACCGCCGACCTCAACACCTTCACCAGCGCCCTGATGCGCGGCCGGCTGCTCGCCCCGGCGATGCTGGAGGCGATGACCACGGTCACGCCCACGGACGCCACCGGCACCCGGTTCTACGGCCTCGGTCTGCGCCGCTACGACCTGTCCTGCGGCACCCGGGTGTACGGGCACACCGGCACCGTCCAGGGCTTCTACACCTACGCCTTCGCCACCCGCGACGGCCGCCGCAGCCTGGCGGCGCTGGCCAATACCTCCAACCGCGGCGCCGCGAACACCGCACTGGGCGGCACCCTGGAGGCCGCCTTCTGCGGCAGGAAGCCGGCACCCGCCCCGACCGCTCGCTCCACGGCGCCCTCCGGCGCCCCTGACCACGCCCCGCTGCCCGCCGAACGCGACCTGCCCGAGCGCCACTGA
- a CDS encoding aspartate:alanine exchanger family transporter, producing the protein MWQFFADNPWVTVFAVITLGALLGMVRFGPVRLGAAGVLFVGLFVGALDEDIAAAVPAGVSALGLALYVYTVGLESGPAFFRELRGQLAVMAGAVVALAVTAGVVGLVGHSWFGISGPFLAGGYAGIGTTTPGLAAAQDASADPTQPAVGYAIGYPLAVVITIMFVSAIAARRHWAARRDPDSGLPATLITRTVQVSRETRWSDIPSVAAHRVLASEYRPAGATTRVARELDRLSPGDQVVLVGGEDDVRTATQALGALAPRHLLDDRSAVDYRRVLLTNPDLAGHTVAELGLGEKYGAVVSRVRRGDFDMLAHDDLLLQLDDRVRVVMPRERTGEVTAYLGDTEAKVSEVSAVSLGLGLALGFLIGIPSLTLGSTTLALGTGAGPLVMGMVLGWRRRTGPLVWTLPTRANLTLRQIGLLLFLAVVGLTSGYSFRENAFSLFGLKLVAVLAIGAVVSYSLMVLIAKGLGQSRERTMGLLSGYVGNPAIVAYANSRASDSRINNGYSTLFALAILVKIVCVQLIVGL; encoded by the coding sequence GTGGCAGTTCTTCGCGGACAACCCGTGGGTGACCGTGTTCGCGGTGATCACACTCGGCGCGCTGCTCGGCATGGTGCGCTTCGGCCCGGTACGGCTGGGGGCGGCAGGTGTCCTCTTCGTCGGCCTCTTCGTGGGGGCGCTGGACGAGGACATCGCCGCCGCCGTACCCGCCGGGGTCTCGGCGCTGGGTCTGGCCCTGTACGTCTACACGGTCGGCCTGGAGTCGGGCCCCGCGTTCTTCCGTGAACTGCGCGGCCAGCTGGCGGTGATGGCGGGGGCGGTCGTGGCGCTCGCCGTCACCGCCGGGGTGGTCGGCCTCGTCGGACACAGCTGGTTCGGCATCAGCGGCCCGTTCCTGGCGGGCGGGTACGCGGGCATCGGCACGACGACCCCGGGCCTGGCCGCCGCCCAGGACGCCTCGGCCGACCCGACGCAGCCCGCTGTCGGGTACGCCATCGGCTACCCGCTCGCCGTGGTGATCACGATCATGTTCGTCTCGGCGATCGCGGCCCGCCGCCACTGGGCCGCACGCCGGGACCCCGACTCGGGCCTCCCCGCCACGCTCATCACCCGTACGGTCCAGGTGTCCCGGGAGACCCGCTGGTCCGACATCCCCTCGGTGGCGGCGCACCGGGTGCTGGCCAGTGAGTACCGCCCCGCCGGAGCCACCACCCGGGTCGCCCGGGAGCTGGACCGCCTCTCCCCCGGCGACCAGGTCGTCCTGGTGGGCGGCGAGGACGACGTACGGACGGCGACGCAGGCGCTCGGAGCACTCGCCCCGCGCCACCTGCTGGACGACCGCAGCGCGGTGGACTACCGGCGGGTCCTGCTCACCAACCCGGACCTGGCCGGTCACACGGTCGCGGAGCTGGGCCTGGGCGAGAAGTACGGGGCCGTGGTCAGCCGGGTCCGGCGCGGCGACTTCGACATGCTCGCCCACGACGACCTGCTGCTCCAACTCGACGACCGGGTACGGGTGGTGATGCCGCGCGAACGGACGGGCGAGGTCACCGCGTACCTGGGCGACACGGAGGCGAAGGTCAGCGAGGTGAGCGCGGTCAGCCTGGGGCTCGGCCTGGCTCTGGGCTTCCTGATCGGCATCCCCTCCCTCACCCTCGGCTCCACCACCCTGGCCCTGGGCACGGGCGCCGGTCCGCTGGTGATGGGCATGGTCCTGGGCTGGCGCCGCCGCACGGGGCCCCTCGTCTGGACCCTGCCGACCCGCGCCAACCTCACCCTGCGCCAGATCGGCCTGCTGCTCTTCCTCGCCGTGGTGGGGCTCACGTCGGGCTACTCGTTCCGCGAGAACGCCTTCTCGCTCTTCGGCCTGAAGCTGGTGGCCGTACTGGCGATCGGCGCGGTGGTGAGCTACTCGCTCATGGTGCTGATCGCCAAGGGCCTGGGCCAGAGCCGGGAGCGCACGATGGGGCTGCTCTCGGGCTATGTGGGCAACCCGGCGATCGTGGCGTACGCCAACAGCCGGGCGAGCGACAGCCGGATCAACAACGGCTACTCGACGCTGTTCGCGCTGGCCATCCTGGTCAAGATCGTGTGTGTCCAGCTGATCGTGGGGCTGTGA
- a CDS encoding ABC transporter permease, whose protein sequence is MATAQATPARPARAGARRGPLAALRERPAAGKLLLLALAAVILVPLVQSRWGGGIWPDALTADLSAPLGDVTDWIVSNRDSHPLFLYFFGHISNAVVLSVRGVYLVLLALGWAGVTVFAAAVAWRVAGIRLALTAAVSFLVCGLLGMWVPTMQTLALMVVAVLASVVLGLLLGLAAGLSDRTFRVLRPVLDTMQVLPAFAYLLPVVLIFGIGVPGAVLATVVYAAPPMARLTALGLRGADGGVMEAVASLGATGRQRLLTARLPLARKELLLGLNQTIMMALSMAVIASVIGAGGLGDRVYQALSSVDVGAALAAGIPIVLLAVVLDRTTEAAGRRLGTEPTGPALLRGWRGWTLAAVVTAAVAFVGRLTDGRVWPDDTTVAIAGPVNTAKDWMVDHLYTGVPVVGGTADLASHFTSGVLNPLRSGLTGLPWWSVLLVVAALAWTIGTWRTAATAVLAMAAIGVLGVWEPSMDTLSQVLAAVAVTLVLGFGIAIGAARSERLERLLRPVLDVFQTMPQFVYLIPVVALFGVGRAPAAAAALVYALPAVVRITTQGLRGVDPAAMECARSLGATPGQQLRQVQIPLARPSLLLAVNQAVVLVLAVVIIGGLVGSGALGYDVVFGLAQGDLATGLVAGAAIVCLGLMLDRVTQPTTRRQRQES, encoded by the coding sequence ATGGCCACCGCCCAGGCCACCCCGGCCCGCCCCGCGCGAGCGGGCGCGCGCCGGGGACCGCTGGCCGCCCTCCGCGAACGCCCGGCCGCCGGGAAGCTGCTGCTCCTCGCGCTCGCCGCCGTGATCCTCGTCCCCCTCGTCCAGAGCCGCTGGGGCGGCGGCATCTGGCCGGACGCGCTCACCGCCGACCTCTCGGCACCGCTCGGCGACGTCACCGACTGGATCGTCTCCAACCGGGACAGCCACCCGCTCTTCCTGTACTTCTTCGGCCACATCAGCAACGCCGTCGTGCTCTCCGTACGCGGTGTCTACCTGGTGCTCCTGGCCCTCGGCTGGGCCGGAGTCACCGTGTTCGCCGCCGCCGTCGCCTGGCGGGTCGCGGGCATCCGGCTCGCGCTCACCGCCGCCGTGTCGTTCCTGGTCTGCGGGCTGCTCGGCATGTGGGTGCCGACCATGCAGACGCTCGCGCTGATGGTCGTGGCCGTCCTCGCCTCCGTCGTCCTCGGACTGCTCCTCGGCCTCGCCGCCGGGCTCTCCGACCGCACGTTCCGCGTGCTGCGCCCGGTGCTGGACACCATGCAGGTGCTGCCCGCCTTCGCGTATCTGCTCCCCGTGGTGCTGATCTTCGGCATCGGCGTGCCCGGGGCCGTTCTCGCCACCGTCGTCTACGCGGCTCCGCCGATGGCGCGGCTCACCGCGCTCGGCCTGCGCGGTGCGGACGGCGGAGTCATGGAGGCCGTCGCCTCGCTCGGCGCGACCGGACGGCAGCGGCTGCTCACGGCCCGGCTGCCGCTGGCCCGCAAGGAGCTGCTCCTCGGCCTCAACCAGACCATCATGATGGCGCTCTCCATGGCCGTCATCGCCTCGGTGATCGGCGCGGGCGGCCTCGGTGACCGGGTCTACCAGGCGCTCTCCTCCGTCGACGTGGGCGCCGCCCTCGCCGCCGGTATCCCGATCGTGCTGCTGGCCGTCGTCCTGGACCGTACGACCGAGGCCGCGGGCCGCCGCCTCGGCACCGAGCCCACCGGCCCGGCCCTGCTGAGGGGTTGGCGCGGCTGGACCCTGGCCGCCGTGGTCACGGCCGCCGTCGCCTTCGTCGGGCGGCTCACCGACGGCCGGGTCTGGCCCGACGACACGACCGTGGCGATCGCCGGACCGGTGAACACCGCCAAGGACTGGATGGTCGACCACCTCTACACCGGCGTGCCGGTCGTCGGCGGCACCGCCGACCTGGCCTCCCACTTCACCAGCGGCGTCCTGAACCCGCTGCGCAGCGGACTCACTGGGCTGCCCTGGTGGTCGGTGCTGCTCGTCGTCGCCGCCCTCGCCTGGACCATCGGCACCTGGCGCACCGCCGCCACCGCCGTCCTCGCCATGGCCGCGATCGGCGTCCTGGGCGTCTGGGAGCCGTCGATGGACACCCTCAGCCAGGTCCTCGCCGCCGTGGCGGTCACCCTGGTCCTGGGCTTCGGCATCGCGATCGGCGCGGCGCGCAGCGAACGCCTGGAGCGGCTGCTGCGACCGGTCCTGGACGTCTTCCAGACCATGCCGCAGTTCGTCTACCTGATCCCCGTCGTCGCCCTCTTCGGCGTCGGCCGTGCCCCCGCAGCGGCCGCGGCGCTCGTCTACGCGCTGCCCGCCGTCGTCCGCATCACCACCCAGGGGCTGCGGGGCGTCGACCCGGCCGCGATGGAGTGCGCCCGCTCGCTCGGCGCCACCCCGGGCCAGCAGCTGCGCCAGGTCCAGATCCCGCTGGCCCGGCCCTCCCTGCTGCTCGCGGTCAACCAGGCGGTCGTGCTGGTCCTCGCCGTCGTCATCATCGGCGGACTCGTCGGATCGGGCGCACTCGGTTACGACGTCGTCTTCGGCCTCGCCCAGGGCGACCTGGCCACCGGGCTGGTCGCCGGAGCCGCGATCGTCTGCCTCGGCCTGATGCTCGACCGGGTCACCCAGCCCACCACCCGCCGCCAGCGACAGGAGAGCTGA
- a CDS encoding DUF6243 family protein, with product MTVSKNINNPIGQGGGQRKRQSRAERQNNGPHRNLDRQSAADRKAELVRKMREKAGTAEGAGQTGDDTAQS from the coding sequence ATGACCGTGAGCAAGAACATCAACAACCCCATCGGCCAGGGCGGCGGCCAGCGCAAGCGGCAGTCCCGCGCCGAACGGCAGAACAACGGCCCGCACCGCAACCTCGACCGTCAGAGCGCGGCCGACCGCAAGGCGGAGCTGGTGCGCAAGATGCGCGAGAAGGCGGGCACGGCCGAGGGCGCCGGACAGACGGGCGACGACACCGCACAGAGCTGA